Proteins from a single region of Dysosmobacter acutus:
- the argB gene encoding acetylglutamate kinase — MNLTNSQRAEVLTQALPYIQKYYNKVVVIKYGGNAMVNETLKQQVMEDIVLLSLIGVKVVLVHGGGPEITDMLRRMGKESRFVDGLRVTDKETAEIVQMVLAGKINKSLVNYLEAKGGVAIGLSGIDGHLIEAQMKDDRLGYVGKITAVNINPITDLLEKGYIPVVSTVGCDMEGNVYNINADTAAAYIAGAMGAERLITMTDIAGILADKDDPDSLIPCIDINDAVELFRSGVISGGMIPKVECCIEAINHGVKKVIILDGRVPHAILIEMLTDEGAGTMVVEDKNNEHQRA; from the coding sequence GTGAATCTTACCAATTCCCAGCGGGCGGAGGTCCTGACCCAGGCCCTGCCCTATATTCAGAAGTACTATAACAAAGTGGTGGTCATCAAGTACGGCGGAAACGCCATGGTCAACGAAACCCTGAAGCAGCAGGTGATGGAGGACATTGTCCTGCTGTCCCTCATCGGCGTCAAGGTGGTGCTGGTCCACGGCGGCGGCCCGGAGATCACGGATATGCTCCGGCGCATGGGCAAGGAGAGCCGCTTTGTGGACGGCCTGCGGGTCACCGATAAGGAGACGGCGGAGATCGTCCAGATGGTGCTGGCGGGCAAGATCAACAAGAGCCTGGTCAATTATCTGGAGGCCAAGGGCGGCGTGGCCATCGGCCTCTCCGGCATCGACGGCCATCTGATCGAGGCACAAATGAAAGATGACCGCCTGGGCTATGTGGGGAAAATCACCGCTGTGAACATCAACCCCATCACAGACCTTCTGGAGAAGGGGTACATCCCCGTGGTGTCCACCGTGGGCTGCGATATGGAGGGCAACGTCTACAACATCAACGCGGACACCGCCGCAGCCTATATCGCCGGGGCCATGGGGGCGGAGCGGCTGATCACCATGACGGATATCGCAGGGATCCTGGCGGACAAGGACGACCCGGACTCCCTGATCCCTTGCATCGACATCAACGACGCGGTGGAGCTCTTCCGCAGCGGTGTGATCTCCGGAGGGATGATCCCCAAGGTGGAGTGCTGCATCGAAGCCATCAACCACGGTGTGAAAAAAGTGATTATCTTAGACGGGCGGGTGCCCCATGCGATCCTGATTGAAATGCTGACCGACGAAGGCGCCGGAACTATGGTTGTGGAGGACAAGAACAATGAACATCAAAGAGCTTGA